tttcgataaaaaattgaaaatttcaaccaacactctaaaatttgaacaaattttggCTTGATAAAGTTTGGTTAAATCTCCccttcatcatataatgaaacttgaaaaaattatttttttttgaattccgtTACCCATTCCAAAGGCTACCTTTAAAATTCAGGAATTTCGACTAAAATTTGGAAATTTCCACCGACACTTAGAAATGTGCATAAAATTTAGCGTGAGAAAAATTGGTTAAAGCACcccttcattatatgatgtaactcgtaaaatttaattttttggaaTTCGTCACTTATTCCATGGGCATTTTAGctttaaaactcaagaatttcggacaaaaattgaaaatttccaccAACACTCAAACATTTGCACAAAATTAGCATAAAAAAGTTTGGTTAAAGTTCTCCTTCATCATATTATGGAACGTGgggaatttaattatttttcgaATTTCGTTACTCATTTTATGGGCTAACACCTTTAGATACAGGAATTACGGCTAAAAACGAAAAAGCTTTACCGATActcaaaaaattcataatattaatccagAGTAAAACTTGGTTAAATACTCCCTTCTCTATACCATGaaactcaaaaaaattaatttttttagactTCTCAACTAAATCCATGTGCTAAAATCATTAAAACTCGAATTTCgacaaaaaaatggaaaatctgCACCAACATTTAAAAACTTGCCCATATTTTACTTTGAGGAAGTTTGGTTAAGACTCCCCTTAATCATATAATGAAACtcgaaaaaattaatttttttaaattttgtcaCCGATTCCAAGGGTTAATACATTTGAAATTTAAGAATTTCGACAACAAATAGAGAATTTCAACCAACAGTCTAACATTTGAAGAAATTtagcatgagaaagtttggttatATCTCCacttcatcatataatgaaactcggaaaaattatcttTTTTAAAATTCTGTCACCATTCCAAGGgctaatacatttaaaattcaggaattttgactaaaaattggaaatttccACCGACATTcagaaatttgcacaaattttagcttgagaaaatttggttaaagcaccacttcattatatgatgatactcgtaaaatttaatttttttggaattCGTCACTTATTCCGAGGGCATTTACctttaaaactcaagaatttcgaacaaaaattgaaaatttccacTAATACTCTAACATTGAAAATTTCACAAATTTAGCATGAGAAACTTTGGTTAAAGTTCTCCTTCATCATATTAAGGAACGTggagaatttaatttttttcaaatttcgtCACTCATTCCATGAGCTAATACCTTTAAAACACGGGAATTACttctaagaaagaaaaaactacTCTGATACtcaaaaaaatcataatattaATCCTGAGTAAAACTTGGTTAAAGCTTCCTTTCTTTATACcatgaaactcaaaaaaaattaatttttttagactTCGCAACTAAATCCATGGGCTAacgtatttttttaaaactcacgaatttcgacaaaaaattgaaaatctgCACCAACACTAAAAAAGTTGCCCATATTTTTCGTTGAGAAATTTGGGTTAAGGATCCCCTTAATCATATgatgaaactcggaaaaattaatttttttgaattctttcaccctttccaagggctaatacatttaaaatttatgaatttcgacaaaaatttgaaaatttcaaccaacactcacaaatttgaacaaattttggcttgagaaagtttggttaaatatccccttcatcatataatgaaacttggaaaaattaattttttaaattctgTTACCCATTCCAAagaatacctttaaaattcaggaatttcgactaaaaattggaaatttccACCGACACTTAGAAATGTGCACAAAATTTAGCTTGAGAAAAATTGGTTAAAGCACCCCTTCGTTATATGATGAAACtcgtaaaatttattttttttgaaattcgtCACTTATTCCATGAGCATTTTAGAtttaaaactcaagaatttcgatcaaaaattgaaaatttacaccaacactcaaaaatttgaacaaattttggcttgagaaagtttggttaaatatccccttaatcatataatgaaactcggaaaaattaaattttttgaattatGTTACCCATTCCAAAGgcataacctttaaaattcaggaATTTCAactaaaaattggaaatttccACCGGCATTTAGAAATGTGCACAAAATTTAGCTTGAGAAAAATTGGTTAAAGCACcccttcattatatgatgaaactcgtaaaatttaatttttttggaattCGTCACTTATTCTATGAGCATTTTAGctttaaaactcaagaatttcgattaaaaattgaaaatttacaCCAACACTCAAACATTTTTACAAATTtagcatgagaaagtttggttaaagttctccttcatcatattatgaaacgtggggaatttaatttttttcgaaTTTCGTTACTTATGTTATGGGCTAACACCTTTAATACACAAGAATTAcggctaaaaacaaaaaaactaaacCGATACTCAAaaaattcattatattaatccTTAGTAAAACTTGATTAAAGCCTCCCTTCTTTATACCATGAAgctaaaaaaaatcaactttttTAGACTTCGCAACTATATCCATGAGCTAATATCTTTAAATCTCACgaatttcgacaaaaaattgaaaatctgCACCACCACTAAAAAATTTGCTCATATTTTAcgttgagaaagtttggttaagaTTCCCCTTAATCATACaatgaaactcggaaaaattattttttttgaattctgtCACTCATTCCAAGGGCTAATAATTTTGACCAATTAAGAAGAGATTGTTAGTAAGAGAGTTTCACAGAGAGTAGCATTTCTTTTCatgcaaaagaaaaacagaTAACACAACGAATCGTTAGGGACAAGGAATTTCAAGTTAGACAACAATGTCAACACAGGGACTTTAAGCCTGTATTTCTCAGGGGTTTCTATGATTTAAATGGAATAAAGTTGACTGATACATATGTCGAAGTTACACAAGTACGTtcactatttttttaatctgGCCTTGCTTTTGAGCTAATTCTGATAACAGACCTTATATCTAAACTGATACAAAGGTGAGGAAAAATATACTAGAAAATGATTAAGCAAGGCACCATAATATTTTTTGTCCCCTATTGGTTTCTTTCTATAGAAggtaattttttgtttcacaaaaCTAGTTCTATAACTCATCTTTGACGCCTTGGCTCTTGACTTTTAGATGTTTGTTGATGGACGCAGCCAATTCTTTCAAACTAGACTTTGTAGACAGTTTGATCTGCATAAAACAAGGGTTTCATTATAGTGAGGAGGTGGAATAATATAAACCGAAATTCTATTACCAAAATCAGGGTGCCAAGAAAAGAAGTAACTACCGGATTTGATTTATCATCTGCTCTGTAAAGTAAAAGTGTGGGATAGTCATTCACCTGAAATATTAAGGAGAGTTTAAACCAGTCTTCAGTAAACATAAAATTATATCATAATCATATCAATGATCAATATCATGATTCATGAAGAGAAGAACCAATATTTCAATGAAATCCCAGAATCAAATTTTCAGAAATAGATTCAGTGTGTGTTAGGATCAGTATTGTCACAACTCACAATTGATAGTGGTAAAATTGATTATAGTAAAACTAAGTTGAAGTGAAGTGAATGTATGTAGGGATATATatgaaaaaagtgatttttgtaGGGCAATGTTGTAATCCATAGGTAAAATCTCATAATTAATGTTCAACGCAAAAGTTAGTGTCTGTGTTTTTGCCATCAAGAAAAGCTGAGATAGTGAAGTTTTTCATGACACTTACTTGCAATTGTGGATGTTCATTTGCTGAACCATCTATCTTTGCAAATTTTAGATTACTTGATCCTTTGTAGTGCTTTGCCAACTTCTCTACTTGCTTGCTTATCTCCTCACAGTTGAAACACCATGGTGAGAATACCTGTTTTACAGTAATCGACTGGTGAGTGAATCCAACAAGGCCTAGCCAATACTACAAAGAATGTGATTGTATAAAAGCTGCGTTCCATTCAACTGAAATGGCAAAACTTGTTACTTCCACGTTTTTTATATGGGAAAGCCAAATTTGGCTTTTCTAGGCAAGCTGAAAGtgcttttaagttttaattgtGTTTAAAAAATGTGTTTGGATACCAATTGAGTGCAACATGGGCAGACTTTCATCTCTATCCGTAAGAGTTCTGTTTTTTGTGTCCAAACATAGGTTCAaactttcaatttaaaaaagCGTCCATATTCACACAATGCAGAATGCATGCCATTGATTATGTCAAGTGTATGATTTAATAAATCAGAGTAAACAGGTGACAGTTGGTGATTAAAGTTAATAAATCAGTGTAAATATTGGacaaagagagaaaatatagaAGGGATAAACGTAACGAACCTCCAGAAGCACATCATTCTTGCTGGTCAAAATTTCATCATCAAATGTTTTCCCAACAATAACATGGATATCAGCTTCTGTCTGCAATTTTCAATGGCATGGCCATTAATAGAAGAAAACCTCAACTTAAGTTTcaagacaaaaataaataattcttgCTTTATTGGTCCATTTTGTTATTATAAATATAGAACTAGCTATATATCTTTAGGAATGAATCTAATTCACATATAACTCAATTGTATCACTTTAACTAAAGGAGCTAATGAGCCATATATGACACTGACTGCACAACTAATGTTCTTGAATCCTCTAAAACTTAAGTCGGTGAGATGCCTTAGATTTGTAGGAAATTTAAGGGGGAATTCCATATAGAACTCACATTATCTGGTATTGGCTGTGACTTGAAGTAAGTTGACAAAGAACCTTGCACGAGCTTATTGCAGAACTCCTGCAGAAAGTGATTTTAATATTAGTTAGTTTGCTTTGATAGGTGAACATTGGAAGGATAGTTTATAAGAACAGCGGATAATACCTCAATATTGCTTCGTGTTGGTTTTGACTCCAACAAATATTTTGAGCTCATTGCATTATCAAATGCAGCTACCTATTTGGGACATCAAGAAATAAATTGTATTAGTTGCCACAATGATCTATAGATTAATAAAACAATCTTAACAAATCATTAACTTGTAAACCAACCACAGTATTTGTTGACTCTTCCAGACCAAACAATGTTAGGAAGGGCTTTGCAAGGTTCTCATCGTTAATATCCACAAGTATAAACAATATCTGCATTCGAATGCAAATATTAGACCAGAAATTCTTAAAGTTGCAGGAAATAGTTTGATTCCCAAAATGCAGGCCAAAGTACCTTCGACTTGAAAGTTCTTGCAACATCATGAAGAGGATCAAGAAGATTCTTGAAGTCATCAGCGTTTGCAAAGACATAAACCTAGAGAATGACAGACAATTAACCTTGACTATTAGTAAGCTTGAACAGAAATATAAATGATTAAAGGTAAAAAGGAAAAGCATATACAGGCAACGGTGAGCTACAGTTACTCATTAGCATCATAGAAAAGTCACTACGTGGTACAATATTTTTTCTAGAGGATGCACATATTGTCTTGTGCCCTGATGATTGTAtaatggaaattattttatattattcctTTCCTTTTTCCAACGCTTCTATTTGAATTACTGCAATGGAAAATGATGAAATTGGACGGAAATAAACAAAGCCATGCTCTGGTTCAAACTTGGCTTTTCAGATTCAACAGAATAATTTTGCATGTAATAAGTACTTGTGAATAAGTTCAAAGAAGACATccatttccttaaaaaaaactcTCAAATCAGTTTCAATTATTAACTGTCTAACATCCAGGGGAAAGGCAAAAACACATAAGAGATTATGATTCTAATAAGATCAAAGACTTACTACGATGAGTATCATGAGAAAACTTATTTAGGTTTATTCTCTTCTATTGGTCTTATATTAttgtctttattttttattggaaCTAAGAAGAAATAATTTTGCCGCATCGCAGTGTATTGAATTGAACAAGGTACTGTATCAACTAAATTGCAACCAACTCTCAGATAGTAATTTAGACCCAATAATTAAAGCCAACCACAATATCAAATTATCAACAGGTAGTTACAGTTAATAAATAGCATCCATTACACCGGACCTCAAAGAGATTACTGTAATCAATTCTCAGGACAGGCGGAGATCAACTAAGTATATCAGCCAGAACAGAACTGTACATCAAAAGAATATGCACTTTTAGATTGAAATTGGAGATAATTGTAACCTGAAGCTTGATGGGGCTGGAGTAGACTCTGATAGAATTCATTTCAGTCAGCTTTGTAACTAATGGAAATTTGTTGTAGTCTAAAAACTCCAATATTTTATTCACTGTAAAAGCTCCATCTGCATAATCAAGAAAGTTTTGCATGATGCTTTAGTAAGTCCTGGCCATTTAGTGTCATTGTTGGGGGAAAACAGACACAACATGTAAGAGGAAAAATTCATGTCATACATAAGCAACGCCTATAATGTGGTTCCAACAAATTTTAActgattaaataaaataaaagctgATGAATGTACGTATAAGCATCCATCTTTGTTCTGTTTGTATAGTTGCAACAAATGTAGGATACACTaactaatttaaattataacCTCTGTAAGTGATTCCAGTATCTGTTTTTACATCTACCTTTTTAACATAAAAACACTAAAATGAGTTGAGCATTAGGATAGAAGCCAATTACAGACTCACCATATGCAGTGTATCTTTCGGGATCACTCTTAACAATTCCAAGAAAACGATCAGCAGGCTTGATATCTGGATAAAGGACTTGGGCAAGCTCGACTTTACTCACTTCAACAAATTGGGTTTCATTATCAGATTTTGCCGCATTCACAAATTCTTCATACTCAGGGCCCTGGCATATTTTAATACCACCACAGTACCAAATTCAGAATTAATGTAAGTTTGTaattcaatttttcttaataaGAGATTCTTTTGATCAACAAGTGAAATCATTAGCAAACTCATCTATATTGATTGATCAACTTCAATCCATTTGGCACCTCTAGTCTTATAGTCCAATAATATCTTGAAAGACAATTTCACTCACCTCAAATTTATCAAACAGACCAATGAGAAATGTATGATACTTTTTCAAAAGTTCCTCTGCTTCCGTCGCAGTACTTATTCTGATAATAGGTGCACCAGTCTTTTTCCTTGCCCATATGACTATATCATCCCTGAAAGCATCATGAAGGCAAATCAATATACAAGCATTTCAAGCGATTCGAGCAATGTAATTGACCAATAGTTCAACAATTATCTGTGCTTTGAGGACAATATTTTCGGTAACACAAGCATCAAGAAAAGATTGATTACAATAACACGAGAATCAAGGAAACAAATCACTGCACCTCAAACAAGTTTCTAGATAACGTAAACTAACAAGAACAACGAACATATATTTCTAGCCGAAACCATTGTAAGAATGTAGAATTGAGAGCCAAAAATCCGCACACAAACACAACTAGCTGAAAAAAGTTTAGGAAGAACATGACTCATAGTAAACTAAAAGTGCTTTTGGATAAACAGcaaacaacttaattaatcGTAATAAGCACTTCTTCATAAGCTAAATAGAAAAACTTATTGAAACATGATCAAAATAAGTTCAAACCGGCCTACATGTAGTCATCAGCTATTTTCATGAAAGCTTAACCAAACTCTTGCATATTCATTTATGCTATAACATACGATcgaataagctcttccaaacatgATCTAGTTATAATTCACAGGTCCATGCTTGGAaatctttctacaattgatttataacccaaaatcaattctaactaGCTTCTAAATGTCCTAATTGAATTTAAGAAAAGAGAAGTCAATCCAAACaatctacaaaagaaaaaaagatagaGCATTTTACGCTGTAAAACCGCCAGTGTATGGATGAGAGGTGCCATTGACAAAGAGAAGCAAAGTGGGGAACCCTTTGATCCCAAGAACCGAAGCTGGCCTAGAATACCTATCAGCATCCAACTTAGCCATCACAAGAGAAGTACCCAATTCACTGAGAGAGTTTGCAGCCTCAGCAAAATGGGGCATGATCTCAGCACTCCTCGGACACCAAGGTGCATACCCCAGAACCAAAACAAACTCATTCCCATTAACAATCCTCTCAGTGTTGTCATTGTTCAGCTCAAGAACAATCCTCTGGGCTCTGGTTACAACATTAGCTTCTGAGAATTTCACAGCGCCACCACCGTCTTTCTCTTCCCGCTCCACTTCATCGTCCACTGCGAAAAGCTCAGCcaaatcatcatcttctttgTCAGCAGGGACATCCTCGGAACACTCTGTGACAACGTTGTAACTGAGTACGAGGAAAAGGGTGAGGAGGAGGAAATAGGTGAATCTGAAAGTGGGTTTTCTAGTGAACATTGTGGTGTTGGATGAAGATCTGAAGTGGGTTTTGGAAAAAGATTGTAACTTTGGAGGAAAATCTGAGTGTTGGTGATGAAGATGAGTGTGAAATGAAGGGTAAAGTTTGATGAACTATGAAACCGCCACAAATTAAGGGGCATTCACGTTAACAAGATTTTGAGGAGAGTGATTGGGTGCCCACTATCCTTGACCaacattttgtttttatgaaatttttcttttaatgtcCTATaccatatttttttcatttaaaattattaaaattccaatttttaattttaataaatttaattgatTAAACAAACAATGGTGAATAGCTGGATTCTTTAAGCATTTAGTCTCAAATGGGCATGCGACCAGTATACTTTAggaaatcggaaaaaaaaaattgattgaataatTTTGACTTTCTTGAAACGAATCAACCAATCAAAACATTAAATTGcatctaaaataaaatcattggCATGATCTCTCTCATTAAATTCTAAGATGAAACTCCAGCTAATCCTTCAAATTTAATCAATCCTTTAAAGTTGTGATACATGTATTAAATAATGATGGATAAGATAAGATAAGAGATATGATTGCATTATCTTATTTTGCTGGCGCAACAATCAATGAATTACAGTAAAATGTGATTACATTATCTTATCATACCTTCTTATCATATACACCAAAATGGGTCCTTAATACTTTAAAATATCTAATTGGTCATTCCACTAATTAGTGAGTAAGGTTTTAAATGGGtataaatgagaaaaaaaaaccaactaaTGTAAGCTCTaggaatttaattaattgataactgtagaaaaatatttaaattgaaaaaaattaattttgaagaactaaattaaaaattaatttatctatAAAATTTTACTCCTGAAAATATGACATATATGTTATTATTTGATGTTTAAGTAGATAATAATATTCcctataatttttatattttttaaaataataaatatttttctttttctaatatTATTAGAATTTATCATTGCAAGGAACCAAATCATCATTACATtgctaaaaatatatttttagatGCTTTGCAGATTGTAGTAGTAAAAAACTATCACAATCTACGTGTGTTAATTAGTGATCACTGATAACCGTATGTTAAGCAAACACTTTTCTAAATGAACTCCTAAATCCAACTTAATTTTCGAAGATTAAATCTTTTAAAAGAGATTTCCATTTCAATGAATGTTTCGCTACAACTCTAAGACAAAATTAAACCTCAAAGTTCTTTTCCAATTATTTATAGCAATTTCTCGCCACACATATGGGATCAAGGATGAAGGGTCCAAGGGTTCGAACCCTAATGactgactaatttactaacattactaataactaacatttgtctatcaaaaataaaaaatgtacaTGCGAATGAGAACAAAGTGTTGGTATAGTGGTAAGCCAGTTAGACCTCGTAAAGATGATAGAACAAATTTGAATCTTAGAAAAGACATTTGTCATAAGAGACATTCAACTGTTTCTCAAATACGTGACTGACATATGTCAAAGAGGGAAAAAAAAGGATGCACATGCGAATTTGCATGCATTTATTTACAAAAGGCTCACAAGAGTAAATTAAACTACAGATGAATTCAGGGGGAAAAGATGAATCTAGGAAGGATTTTTCCTAGTGCACATTTTGTAAACACTCACAAACTGCAGATTATACAATTTAAGTCACAATCTCAAGACAAATGGATATGGATCAGTCATATGTGCATGAATTCTTCTTGAACTTGATGGGTTTTGATCCTGAAGAGTCAATGACCAAGGGACAAGTGATTTCCTTATGATGCTTCGTCCTTACCAATTTACCCACCACATTCCCTCGCGAgacgatttcaaatttcaatttaaGTGAAACTACAACAACACCTGTTTGAGATTCTGTTATGGTGGATCCAGCTCCATATAGAGGAACCTTTTTACCTACTAGGTTCACTGATACCATACGGTGACTTTTCCTTGGTTGATAGTATTTCTTCAGCTGTAATTAACAAGTGGACAGATAGAAGAtgttatttttgtttaaaatagAATATGAAAATATTCATATGTATTCAGGCAATAGTATAATCGTAACATGTTATAAAAGTCTTTATGATCAAATGCTTTAGAGTTTAATCTTTATTTTGTcgaatatttttaataaaaaatattgaatttcAGCTAAGGTAGATAGTCAAGTTACATGTACATTGTTACGCTTTTAAGTTTAATGAGCTTTTGCAAGAGATAATGagctaaaaatataaatatgaaaatattttcaactaAGAGCTTAAGAGAGGGTGATTCAACCCTGAAGGACTATAacttatctttccaatgtataAAAAAAGCATACTTAGATTGGAATTCAGGTATATACACTTTGATACATAACTTTAAATGTTGACAAACATCAAAGTTGGTTCCAAGGGTAGTAGCTCATTAGATTGCATGTATTTGGATCAATATTGTCACAGTTGTTTTTGGACAAAATTGATTATAATAGTTGAAGCTAGTTGAAAGTAAAGTAATTTATGTTTTAACACGTTTATGGTAAAAAGTGATATTTGTGAAATCTACCCGTAAAAtcttagaattgattttataAGCTACTATTTTTAGTTTCTAGTAGAAGAATGATTTTGTAgttgaaattaattataaaaaatgactTCCAAACATTTATCTTATATGATTCAGaattaaattctttttactatatcagaattgattttgaagttcTCCCAAGTACTGAACACACTATTTTATTCACCAATTTAGAATTCTTCTAGTGAAGCAATGTAAGACTGAGAGGCAAAATCAGCTGGGCCCATGTAAGATTGAATTGGTCTTTGTCTATagcaaaaaaaaaggcttaTCATGAAAGAATTTTTTCTTACCTCACCAGTAGCAACACTGATGTCTGAGAAAACAAGATTGATGGGTGTGGAGTGCACATGTATGCCAAAAAATGTAGCAGGGTTATATATGCTCATGCGCAAAGTGCTATTAACTGTCAGAATTTTTGTTGGGACTCCTGTGAAGTCTGAACCCTCTCCAATATAGAGATTATGTACTGTCAAGCTCTGCAAGAATCACAATGTCAAACTGTGCTACTTAGTTTGAGAAGGTAACTAGCATGTAAGTGGCAAGTAATTAGAAGCCAAGTCAATGTGGCCTAATGTTACAACTTTATAAATTGTAATTAGAGGCCAAAGTAATTTGCAATAAAATTGAGTTTCCTGAATGATATAGAAACCCATTGACAAGTTTGGAAAAATCAATTAAGAAAGAGAGGCTAACTGTATTTGTAGTTGGAGTAAATGCAAGAGAAGTCATCTAACACCACCTGAACTAGCATTCTTATCATCTTGATGACTTTACCAGAAAGTCACAAACTTCTTTACTTCCCCATTATCACATATCCGTAACACTTTTGGTTTTAAACAAAGCAGAGAAGAGTGAAGAGTAGCACAAATTTAGTCTGTATTTGGAAAACCAGGTAAATATCCATGTTGGGAGAAAAGTAATT
This portion of the Lotus japonicus ecotype B-129 chromosome 3, LjGifu_v1.2 genome encodes:
- the LOC130748534 gene encoding protein disulfide isomerase-like 1-6 gives rise to the protein MFTRKPTFRFTYFLLLTLFLVLSYNVVTECSEDVPADKEDDDLAELFAVDDEVEREEKDGGGAVKFSEANVVTRAQRIVLELNNDNTERIVNGNEFVLVLGYAPWCPRSAEIMPHFAEAANSLSELGTSLVMAKLDADRYSRPASVLGIKGFPTLLLFVNGTSHPYTGGFTADDIVIWARKKTGAPIIRISTATEAEELLKKYHTFLIGLFDKFEGPEYEEFVNAAKSDNETQFVEVSKVELAQVLYPDIKPADRFLGIVKSDPERYTAYDGAFTVNKILEFLDYNKFPLVTKLTEMNSIRVYSSPIKLQVYVFANADDFKNLLDPLHDVARTFKSKILFILVDINDENLAKPFLTLFGLEESTNTVVAAFDNAMSSKYLLESKPTRSNIEEFCNKLVQGSLSTYFKSQPIPDNTEADIHVIVGKTFDDEILTSKNDVLLEVFSPWCFNCEEISKQVEKLAKHYKGSSNLKFAKIDGSANEHPQLQVNDYPTLLLYRADDKSNPIKLSTKSSLKELAASINKHLKVKSQGVKDEL
- the LOC130748100 gene encoding uncharacterized protein LOC130748100, yielding MMLSAKSDSDVTSLAPSSPSRSPKRPVYYVQSPSRDSHDGDKSSSMQATPISNSPMESPSHPSFGRHSRNSSASRFSGIFRSSSGRKSGRGKRNDKGWPECDVILEEGSYHEFEDRAFMRRCQGLIAVFTFVVVFTVFCLIIWGASRPFKAEVAVKSLTVHNLYIGEGSDFTGVPTKILTVNSTLRMSIYNPATFFGIHVHSTPINLVFSDISVATGELKKYYQPRKSHRMVSVNLVGKKVPLYGAGSTITESQTGVVVVSLKLKFEIVSRGNVVGKLVRTKHHKEITCPLVIDSSGSKPIKFKKNSCTYD